A DNA window from Castanea sativa cultivar Marrone di Chiusa Pesio chromosome 7, ASM4071231v1 contains the following coding sequences:
- the LOC142642649 gene encoding putative receptor-like protein kinase At5g24010 — MEMVRSHKTLFQLCLLLPLHFSSLLLLSLAYTVPDNYFINCGASSNASDHYGRVFVADSNSPSFSTGESEEVSNKSTWIPELYQTARVYRQPCSYSFEIEQKDTYIVRLHFFAYLSRVANLYDALFNVSASGFSLLTNFSIRNSSGSPVIKEFFLTIPQGEFKIHFIPSQDSSLAFVNAIEVFLANETRITDNVTRVTSAGNVGNYEGLLSQSQVLHTIHRINFGGSQNESDDLGRTWVLDDSYLILNRDSAKNSTRYSETPKYNSLLATRYTAPDGVYQTAKQLKEVSGFNSGLLSLTWRFPVSKNTIHFVRVHLCDIVSPQINLLIFNLYIYSNFDRLIDPFNITGYVAVPFFLDYVVDSDDSGFTNFSISPSENDSVILNAFLNGLEIMEFMNKSGPIPVECEPVKIKKHSPVIKIIGSVSSGAFVILIIVVVLHLKCKKTEPDPSLGGLLYGGIAFIRLTEGSANLSRPSNLNLSWRISLAELQYATKNFSAKFLIGEGGFGKVYKGTLRNGMKVAVKRSEAGHGQGIEEFHTEIIVLSQIRHHHLVSLIGYCDERSEMILVYEYMEKGTLRDHLYDSNDNSEGSSSRSELSWKQRLEICIGAAKGLHYLHTGPAGGIIHRDVKTTNILLDENDVAKVADFGLSKSGLPDPEHFTMGVKGSFGYLDPEYLTTLQLTEKSDVYSFGVVLLEILCARLAIDKLLPMEEMCLAEWGVLWQRKGQLEKIIDPVLVGKIKPGSLRKFGEIAEKCLKTNSADRPKMQEVLYDLQYALMLQETAMHTDPHEESTTNAILESPFPLAWHLPSDRIQMEEDDHTPIGGDDDSDTKSTESQNPIKD, encoded by the coding sequence ATGGAAATGGTTCGCTCCCATAAGACTCTTTTCCAACTCTGCCTTCTCTTACCTCTCCACTTCTCTTCACTGCTGCTTCTTTCACTAGCTTACACTGTTCCTGACAACTACTTCATCAACTGTGGAGCAAGCTCCAATGCCAGCGACCACTACGGCCGGGTCTTTGTTGCCGACAGCAATTCCCCTTCTTTCTCAACTGGGGAAAGCGAAGAAGTCAGCAACAAATCAACATGGATTCCGGAACTCTATCAAACAGCAAGAGTTTACAGACAGCCATGTTCTTATAGCTTTGAAATCGAGCAGAAAGATACTTACATAGTACGCCTCCATTTCTTTGCTTACCTGTCACGTGTTGCTAATCTATATGATGCACTGTTCAATGTTTCGGCTTCTGGGTTTTCACTTTTAACCAATTTCAGCATCCGAAACAGCAGTGGTTCTCCGGTGATCAAGGAATTCTTCCTCACCATCCCACAAGGAGAGTTTAAAATCCATTTCATACCTTCTCAAGACTCATCTTTGGCTTTCGTAAACGCCATAGAAGTCTTTCTTGCCAACGAGACCCGCATCACTGATAATGTTACTCGCGTTACTTCTGCTGGAAATGTTGGTAACTACGAAGGTTTGCTCTCTCAGTCTCAGGTTCTGCATACAATCCATAGGATCAACTTTGGAGGTTCCCAAAATGAATCCGATGACTTGGGGAGGACTTGGGTACTAGATGATAGTTACTTAATACTCAACCGCGATTCTGCAAAGAACAGCACGCGTTACAGTGAAACGCCTAAATACAACTCTTTACTCGCCACAAGGTATACTGCCCCAGATGGTGTCTACCAGACAGCCAAACAGTTGAAGGAAGTCAGTGGCTTCAACTCCGGGCTCTTAAGTTTAACTTGGCGTTTTCCCGTCAGTAAGAATACTATACACTTTGTTCGGGTCCATTTGTGTGACATAGTATCACCGCAGATTAATTTGCTGATATTCAAtctctatatatatagcaaCTTTGATCGGTTGATTGATCCGTTTAACATAACTGGATACGTTGCTGTTCCCTTTTTCTTGGATTATGTGGTTGATTCAGATGATTCAGGATTTACCAATTTTAGTATAAGCCCTTCAGAGAATGACTCTGTCATTCTTAATGCGTTTTTGAATGGGTTGGAGATTATGGAGTTCATGAACAAATCAGGTCCCATACCGGTGGAATGTGAACCGGTCAAAATCAAGAAACACTCCCCTGTTATAAAGATTATTGGTTCTGTAAGTAGTGGGGCATTTGtcattttgataatagtggtgGTGTTGCATTTGAAATGCAAGAAGACAGAGCCTGATCCAAGTTTGGGAGGGCTTCTTTATGGAGGAATAGCTTTTATCAGGTTGACTGAAGGAAGTGCTAATTTATCCCGACCTTCGAATCTGAACCTTAGTTGGAGGATATCTTTAGCTGAATTACAGTATGCAACTAAGAACTTCAGTGCAAAATTTTTGATTGGTGAGGGTGGATTTGGAAAAGTGTATAAAGGAACTCTTAGGAATGGTATGAAAGTGGCTGTGAAGCGAAGTGAAGCAGGACATGGGCAGGGTATTGAGGAATTCCATACGGAGATCATAGTTTTATCTCAAATCAGGCATCACCATCTTGTTTCTTTGATTGGGTACTGCGATGAAAGGTCTGAGATGATACTGGTTTATGAATATATGGAAAAGGGGACTCTAAGAGATCATCTCTATGATTCAAATGACAATTCTGAGGGTTCATCTTCAAGATCTGAATTATCTTGGAAGCAAAGACTTGAAATTTGTATTGGTGCTGCCAAAGGCCTACATTACCTACACACTGGTCCAGCTGGAGGAATCATTCACCGTGATGTGAAGACCACAAACATTTTGCTTGATGAAAATGATGTGGCTAAAGTTGCTGACTTCGGCCTTTCAAAGTCAGGGCTTCCTGATCCAGAACATTTCACCATGGGTGTAAAGGGTAGCTTTGGTTATCTTGATCCAGAATACCTCACCACCCTACAATTGACAGAAAAATCTGATGTGTACTCTTTTGGAGTTGTACTTCTTGAAATTCTTTGTGCTAGACTGGCTATTGACAAGTTGCTTCCAATGGAGGAGATGTGCCTAGCCGAATGGGGGGTGCTGTGGCAAAGGAAGGGTCAACTTGAGAAAATTATTGATCCGGTACTAGTTGGTAAAATTAAGCCTGGTTCATTGCGAAAGTTTGGTGAAATAGCTGAGAAATGTTTGAAGACAAATAGTGCTGACAGGCCTAAAATGCAGGAAGTGCTATATGACTTGCAATATGCATtgatgcttcaagaaactgCAATGCACACAGACCCACATGAAGAAAGCACAACAAACGCCATACTGGAGTCGCCGTTTCCTCTTGCTTGGCATTTGCCTTCTGACAGAATCCAAATGGAGGAAGATGATCATACGCCCATTGGAGGGGATGATGATTCTGATACAAAGTCTACTGAAAGTCAAAACCCAATTAAGGATTGA